A DNA window from Ralstonia solanacearum K60 contains the following coding sequences:
- a CDS encoding peptigoglycan-binding protein LysM: MSLEKALLTNTVNGDRIPVQFNPEEYTLNREINYAQAAIPGLSAPILQFVHGNMQTLQMELFLDSYERHKVGSKTVNAAQSDVRVLVKQVTDLMAIEPTTHAPPVLLFTWGSLAFTCVLANCSQRYTMFLPDGIPVRARLTVTFNEYRNVDLEAKEVKRETSDYSKRHVVSQGETLSSIASAEYGDPRLWRVIAIANRLQRVRNLAPGLNLMLPSMPYRDPESGRVYS, encoded by the coding sequence ATGAGCCTGGAAAAAGCCCTCCTGACCAACACCGTCAACGGTGACCGGATTCCGGTGCAGTTCAACCCGGAGGAATACACGCTCAACCGCGAGATTAACTACGCGCAGGCGGCCATTCCCGGGCTCTCGGCCCCCATCCTGCAGTTCGTCCACGGCAACATGCAGACGCTGCAAATGGAGCTGTTCCTGGATTCCTACGAGCGGCACAAGGTCGGTAGCAAGACAGTCAACGCCGCGCAGTCCGACGTGCGCGTGCTCGTCAAGCAGGTAACAGACCTGATGGCGATCGAGCCGACCACCCACGCGCCGCCGGTACTGCTCTTCACGTGGGGGTCGTTGGCCTTCACTTGCGTGCTGGCGAACTGCTCCCAGCGTTACACCATGTTCCTGCCCGACGGCATTCCGGTGCGGGCGCGATTGACCGTCACCTTCAATGAATACCGCAACGTCGACCTGGAGGCCAAGGAGGTCAAGCGTGAGACCAGCGACTACTCCAAGCGCCATGTGGTGAGCCAGGGCGAGACGCTGTCCTCCATCGCCAGCGCCGAATACGGCGACCCGCGGCTGTGGCGCGTGATCGCCATTGCCAACCGGCTGCAGCGTGTGCGCAACCTGGCACCGGGCCTGAATCTGATGCTACCCAGCATGCCCTACCGCGACCCCGAGTCGGGCCGGGTCTATTCCTGA
- a CDS encoding DUF6760 family protein: MVGYPLGQLNEEVAYIAYHFHWPMETILDLEHRDRRHWVTQIASLNQRANEA; the protein is encoded by the coding sequence GTGGTCGGCTACCCCCTCGGTCAACTGAACGAGGAGGTGGCCTATATCGCCTACCACTTCCACTGGCCGATGGAAACCATTCTGGACCTGGAGCACCGCGACCGGCGTCATTGGGTGACGCAGATCGCCAGCCTGAATCAGCGCGCCAACGAAGCCTGA
- a CDS encoding phage tail protein, with amino-acid sequence MATRKDPFVNFNFLVEIDGITRAAFHEAGGLDSTVDVIEHREGGENITTRKLPGQVKFSSISLKWGMSDDTDLYRWHRQWVDGDPAAPRKNGSIVLLDRQGQEKARWNFFNAWPSKWTGPSLSAEANDIAIESLELAHEGLVRA; translated from the coding sequence ATGGCAACCCGCAAAGACCCATTCGTCAATTTCAACTTCCTGGTCGAGATTGACGGAATCACCCGCGCCGCCTTCCACGAGGCCGGCGGCCTCGACTCCACGGTCGACGTGATCGAACACCGCGAAGGCGGCGAGAACATCACCACACGCAAGCTTCCCGGTCAGGTCAAGTTCTCCAGCATCAGCCTGAAGTGGGGCATGAGCGATGACACCGATCTGTACCGCTGGCATCGCCAATGGGTTGACGGCGACCCGGCTGCACCGCGCAAGAACGGCTCGATCGTGCTGCTGGACCGGCAAGGGCAGGAGAAGGCGCGCTGGAATTTCTTCAACGCCTGGCCTTCGAAGTGGACCGGCCCAAGCCTCAGCGCCGAGGCCAACGACATCGCCATCGAGTCGCTCGAACTGGCCCACGAAGGGTTGGTCCGCGCCTGA
- a CDS encoding phage tail sheath family protein, whose translation MPTKVTSWEQFLAAFGKLPATGTYLWYAVRGFFQNGGQVCYIVRASTGSYQTMALNDRSAAARQLVLLQARQPGALGATATVADSPLLIAVQIYRPTGKLKSAANVSDMAVTLAADGPVLDDQVANRFKPGDEVSFSTGTDRRIVSSVSGSIVRFTLPLSTGLAKDDTMRLANTAAGAATIRLRPAAPGPLAPGQLMRGTILEVDQGANKDTQIVDAVSTEVLTEGPQGGLGAYTYRVTFRSGLGIQLDMDPGGAAATATSREIALTLTLGAVNVVYDHLSMDPAHPHFLVDVINNDSAGLFNASLVEPPPPNSVANAIPVIGAAVAVKPGTPEDLTLLAASHFTSAIDTLRPVKDVNFIAIPDRPATANQMITVQQALITHCELQADRFAVLDSDPGVALFGGSSLESQRRGLDSARGYAALYGPWLRVVPSNDGPPIQVPPSGHVCGIFARSDALRGVHKAPANEIVNGALGVAQRISLIEQGQLNLQGINIVQVFQDGGRPVLWGARTTATDTNWQYVNIRRLFLYLEKSIQEGIRWAVFEPNNLALWQKLKRTLTDFLTREWRDGALFGAKATDAFYVRIDEVLNPFSEQQLGRLHIEIGVRPSYPAEFIIVRIGIWDGGSDVSES comes from the coding sequence GTGCCGACCAAGGTCACATCGTGGGAACAATTCCTGGCGGCGTTCGGCAAGCTGCCCGCCACGGGCACCTACCTTTGGTACGCCGTGCGCGGTTTCTTCCAGAACGGCGGGCAGGTCTGCTACATCGTGCGGGCCAGCACCGGCAGCTACCAGACGATGGCGCTCAACGATCGCAGCGCTGCGGCGCGCCAGCTCGTGCTGCTCCAGGCGCGGCAACCCGGCGCGCTTGGCGCCACGGCGACGGTGGCAGACTCGCCGCTGCTGATCGCGGTGCAGATTTACCGCCCCACCGGCAAGCTGAAGTCCGCCGCCAACGTCTCCGACATGGCGGTCACGCTGGCCGCCGACGGCCCCGTCCTCGATGACCAAGTCGCCAACCGCTTCAAGCCTGGCGATGAGGTGTCGTTCTCTACCGGCACCGACCGGCGCATCGTTTCGAGCGTCAGCGGCTCGATCGTCCGCTTCACCCTGCCCCTGAGCACTGGCTTGGCAAAAGATGACACCATGCGGCTGGCCAACACCGCCGCAGGCGCGGCAACGATCCGCCTGCGCCCGGCAGCCCCCGGACCGTTGGCGCCGGGACAACTGATGCGCGGAACCATTCTCGAAGTGGATCAGGGCGCCAACAAAGATACGCAAATCGTGGATGCCGTCAGCACCGAGGTGCTGACCGAAGGCCCACAAGGTGGCCTTGGCGCATATACCTACCGCGTGACGTTCCGCTCGGGCCTTGGCATTCAACTCGACATGGACCCGGGTGGCGCGGCGGCCACCGCAACCTCGCGCGAGATCGCCCTGACGCTGACGCTAGGCGCGGTCAACGTCGTGTACGACCACCTGTCGATGGACCCAGCGCATCCGCACTTCCTTGTCGATGTGATCAACAACGACTCGGCCGGCTTGTTCAACGCCAGCCTGGTCGAGCCACCGCCGCCCAATTCAGTGGCCAATGCGATTCCCGTGATCGGCGCGGCGGTCGCCGTGAAGCCCGGCACGCCCGAAGACCTCACGCTGCTCGCCGCAAGCCATTTCACTAGCGCCATCGACACACTGCGTCCGGTCAAGGACGTGAACTTTATCGCGATCCCCGACCGGCCCGCCACAGCCAACCAGATGATTACCGTCCAGCAGGCGCTGATCACACATTGCGAGTTGCAAGCTGACCGTTTCGCGGTGCTCGATTCGGACCCAGGTGTCGCGCTGTTCGGCGGCTCCAGCCTGGAATCGCAGCGCCGCGGGCTCGACTCCGCCCGCGGCTACGCGGCGCTCTATGGACCATGGCTTCGGGTCGTGCCCAGCAACGACGGGCCGCCCATCCAGGTGCCGCCCAGCGGCCATGTGTGCGGCATCTTCGCCCGCAGCGATGCCTTGCGCGGAGTGCACAAGGCGCCGGCCAACGAGATCGTCAACGGGGCGCTGGGCGTTGCGCAACGCATCAGTCTGATTGAACAGGGGCAACTCAACCTGCAAGGCATCAACATCGTGCAGGTGTTCCAGGACGGCGGACGGCCAGTGCTGTGGGGTGCGCGCACCACTGCAACCGACACCAACTGGCAATACGTCAATATCCGCCGCCTGTTTCTCTACCTGGAGAAATCTATTCAGGAAGGCATCCGCTGGGCGGTGTTCGAGCCGAACAATCTAGCCCTGTGGCAAAAGCTCAAGCGCACCCTGACCGACTTCCTCACGCGCGAGTGGCGCGACGGCGCCCTGTTCGGCGCCAAAGCCACCGATGCCTTCTACGTACGTATCGACGAGGTGCTGAACCCATTCTCCGAGCAGCAACTGGGGCGCTTGCACATCGAGATCGGCGTGCGCCCAAGCTACCCGGCCGAATTCATCATCGTGCGCATCGGCATCTGGGACGGCGGTTCCGACGTCAGCGAATCCTAA
- a CDS encoding Pvc16 family protein codes for MIDYLDTLLHRLFRNSVAELTADGQIRFQPPDEDWRALVPTITDGAGNPANSLNVYLVDLRENRKLRTNERERMVQGSDVFEVPPPRRVDCHYLVSAWSPAVPGPAIDPTLDEHALLAETARVLGAHDELDPVAIYALSNPPQLPPPPIANERFPLTLLPVEGFPKYAEFWGTMGDKNRWKPCIYTVITVALKEQPLPVGPMVTTTFTRTLVRDNPATENTRFHIGGIVYDNAVPPLPVALAWVELLTPANQRIAFTRADALGRFVFADVVAGAWQVRASAMPQGVSPPRAITVPEPTGNYDISF; via the coding sequence GTGATCGACTACCTCGACACTCTGCTGCATCGCCTGTTCCGCAACAGCGTTGCGGAACTCACGGCCGATGGACAAATCCGCTTCCAGCCGCCCGACGAGGACTGGCGCGCGCTCGTGCCCACCATCACCGACGGCGCGGGCAACCCGGCGAATTCGCTCAACGTCTACCTCGTCGACCTGCGCGAGAACCGCAAGCTGCGCACCAACGAGCGCGAGCGCATGGTGCAGGGATCCGACGTGTTCGAGGTGCCGCCACCGCGGCGCGTCGACTGCCACTACCTCGTCAGCGCGTGGAGCCCGGCGGTGCCGGGCCCCGCGATCGACCCGACGCTCGATGAGCACGCACTTCTGGCCGAGACCGCCCGTGTGCTGGGCGCGCACGACGAGCTGGACCCGGTGGCCATCTATGCGCTGTCGAATCCGCCGCAATTGCCACCGCCACCGATTGCCAACGAACGTTTCCCGCTCACGCTGCTGCCGGTCGAGGGCTTTCCGAAATACGCCGAGTTCTGGGGCACGATGGGTGACAAGAACCGCTGGAAGCCTTGCATCTACACCGTGATCACGGTGGCGCTCAAGGAGCAGCCGCTGCCTGTGGGCCCGATGGTGACGACCACCTTCACCCGCACCCTCGTGCGTGACAACCCGGCCACCGAGAACACGCGCTTTCACATTGGCGGCATCGTCTACGACAACGCCGTGCCGCCCCTACCAGTTGCGCTGGCCTGGGTCGAACTGCTCACCCCTGCCAACCAGCGTATTGCCTTCACCCGCGCCGATGCACTGGGCCGCTTCGTGTTCGCCGATGTGGTCGCCGGCGCGTGGCAGGTGCGCGCCAGCGCCATGCCGCAAGGTGTTTCGCCACCGCGCGCCATCACCGTGCCCGAGCCCACCGGCAACTACGACATCTCGTTCTGA
- a CDS encoding DUF4157 domain-containing protein codes for MDAFAGKPPGEPGRPLDEPTRLDMEARFGQDFTQVRVHSEGAAAMTACHAGAHAYTSGQHIAFAPGRYDPASTSGRSLLAHELAHVVQQQRGGAHPALGAGASHEHGADAAAAAYSAGSGPVSVAGATGVGMARSADEWLHGSVDLSGWRYSDLLAERSELQQWMDRQTAGDERTLQIEQAIATIDAKIRGLEQGVQGPKKPGKKGKNKKSQPAEASTPTTDAELEKEPPRCLVEQSTPVFTDQEDLRREFDHIVAWLQRKDVSPRDRQLLQQELQYLAPRLGQSLQQHADNKRRARIGVALTPSGGGSARAQILEAVRLVDSIKPVDGRDDQFYLMHGEEMLTMTKEEAMGIRARAMEAMSAAIKKVQDIDAGGYNKLQSQLSVDQDHPIAAAGVSLFTDMDTSEAVNRYLPISNATGAAISRFFAAKRSGNLAGMASALADAEEMAITGNNLINGHLDDIQTTGAKVITGLQITQAAAFTIVMVATAGAAAPAIGAGVTGAGITGVGGTLLTAGGTATVVGAEGFVLGGTGGTLGGLARGDSLSDSLSLGLGEGKKWGETGVKIGATAALAPAATARFGASKEGIGLANQILRTGAATGTTNLAVDAGSRTLFHGESLSLGEARSSFTGGFLGGMGGPLINKIGSPSLRNAANVAWGGGTSGGLTYLETGDADRAWQSAGLGAASSLSLGDPHPSQKTLDAAYQGGQRLRSSVNSATRSAGNTLKSAMLGVKLSGAAPDISGGLNTGMWNRPIPGLVAPADPTSKAAISPKQDTVEASLPDAAETVTAKPTSQEHNTPPQSSEVRPSARAKVEPPAFQQARTASQPAARQAHVPVRGRIAGEEVWAEISSEMGLGTAAQSTQSGIRGAVADAQSAGLIGVQGAPGTVDVAFQPHRNASDVRAEYGVTGAQEQSAHVNATSFLRDAPGYNREAAPTMLMSPATHRAFDNFWKSWARAQPKGRKTCTVAEMRGVMHAAINQIPNLTPRQRGTLAWQLELELQALGLQDTSSVRIPYSD; via the coding sequence TTGGACGCCTTCGCCGGCAAGCCGCCCGGCGAACCGGGCCGCCCGCTGGACGAGCCCACGCGCCTCGACATGGAAGCGCGCTTCGGGCAAGACTTCACCCAGGTGCGCGTGCACAGCGAAGGCGCAGCGGCGATGACCGCATGCCATGCCGGCGCCCACGCGTACACCAGCGGCCAGCACATCGCCTTTGCACCCGGCCGCTACGACCCCGCGAGCACCAGCGGGCGCAGCCTGCTCGCACACGAACTGGCGCACGTGGTGCAGCAGCAGCGCGGCGGCGCCCATCCCGCGCTCGGTGCGGGCGCCTCGCACGAGCACGGGGCCGATGCGGCAGCCGCCGCCTACAGCGCGGGCAGCGGGCCAGTCAGCGTCGCCGGCGCCACCGGCGTGGGCATGGCTCGCTCGGCCGACGAATGGCTGCACGGCTCAGTGGACCTCTCGGGTTGGCGCTATTCCGACCTGCTGGCTGAGCGCAGCGAATTGCAGCAGTGGATGGATCGGCAGACCGCCGGTGACGAGCGCACGCTGCAGATCGAGCAGGCAATTGCCACCATCGATGCCAAGATTCGCGGGCTGGAGCAAGGCGTTCAAGGCCCGAAAAAGCCTGGCAAGAAGGGCAAGAACAAGAAGTCGCAGCCTGCCGAAGCCAGCACCCCCACCACCGATGCCGAGCTGGAGAAGGAGCCGCCGCGTTGCCTGGTTGAGCAGAGCACCCCCGTCTTCACGGACCAGGAAGACCTGCGCCGCGAGTTCGACCACATCGTGGCTTGGCTGCAGCGCAAGGACGTGAGCCCCCGCGACCGTCAACTGTTGCAGCAGGAGCTCCAGTACCTCGCACCGCGGCTGGGCCAATCGCTGCAGCAACATGCAGACAACAAGCGGCGCGCCCGCATCGGCGTGGCCCTCACGCCCAGCGGTGGAGGTAGTGCACGTGCGCAAATCCTCGAAGCCGTGCGCCTGGTCGACAGCATCAAGCCTGTGGACGGGCGCGACGACCAGTTCTACCTGATGCACGGCGAAGAAATGCTCACGATGACCAAGGAAGAAGCGATGGGCATTCGCGCCAGGGCAATGGAAGCAATGAGCGCCGCCATCAAGAAGGTGCAAGACATCGACGCCGGCGGCTACAACAAGCTGCAGAGCCAGCTCTCGGTGGACCAGGACCACCCCATCGCCGCCGCGGGCGTAAGCCTCTTCACCGACATGGACACGTCGGAAGCGGTCAACCGCTACCTGCCCATCAGCAATGCGACGGGCGCCGCCATCTCACGGTTTTTTGCCGCCAAGCGCAGCGGCAATCTTGCGGGCATGGCCTCGGCGCTGGCCGATGCCGAAGAGATGGCGATCACGGGCAACAACCTCATCAACGGGCACCTCGATGACATCCAGACCACCGGCGCGAAAGTCATCACCGGCCTGCAAATCACGCAGGCCGCGGCCTTCACCATCGTGATGGTGGCCACCGCCGGCGCCGCGGCGCCGGCGATCGGCGCCGGCGTCACGGGGGCCGGCATCACCGGCGTGGGCGGCACCCTGCTCACTGCGGGTGGCACGGCCACCGTGGTCGGCGCCGAAGGCTTTGTGCTCGGCGGCACCGGGGGCACGCTGGGCGGACTCGCGCGCGGAGATTCCCTGTCCGATTCGTTGTCGCTCGGCTTGGGCGAAGGCAAGAAGTGGGGCGAGACCGGCGTGAAGATCGGCGCCACCGCCGCACTGGCACCTGCCGCCACCGCGCGCTTCGGCGCTTCCAAGGAAGGCATCGGGTTGGCCAACCAGATACTGCGCACAGGCGCCGCCACCGGCACCACCAACCTCGCAGTAGACGCCGGTAGCCGCACCCTTTTCCATGGCGAATCGCTGAGCCTCGGCGAAGCGCGCAGCTCCTTCACCGGCGGCTTCCTCGGCGGCATGGGCGGCCCGCTGATAAACAAGATCGGCAGCCCGAGCTTGCGCAATGCGGCCAACGTGGCCTGGGGCGGCGGCACCAGCGGAGGTCTCACTTACCTCGAAACAGGCGATGCCGACAGGGCTTGGCAATCGGCTGGCCTGGGTGCTGCATCGTCGCTGAGCCTGGGCGATCCGCACCCCAGCCAGAAAACACTCGATGCCGCCTACCAGGGTGGGCAGAGGCTGCGCAGTTCGGTCAACTCGGCCACGCGGTCTGCCGGCAACACGCTCAAGTCCGCCATGCTTGGTGTGAAGCTGTCGGGCGCGGCCCCCGACATCTCCGGCGGGCTAAACACCGGCATGTGGAACCGACCAATCCCCGGATTGGTGGCGCCGGCCGACCCCACGTCCAAGGCGGCCATCTCCCCCAAGCAGGACACCGTCGAGGCGAGCCTGCCCGACGCTGCCGAAACGGTGACGGCCAAGCCCACGTCGCAGGAACACAACACGCCGCCGCAATCCTCCGAAGTCAGACCCTCGGCACGGGCAAAGGTCGAACCGCCTGCGTTCCAGCAGGCGCGAACGGCAAGCCAGCCGGCAGCCCGACAGGCGCATGTTCCTGTCCGGGGACGCATCGCCGGTGAGGAAGTATGGGCCGAGATTTCCAGTGAAATGGGGCTGGGCACAGCAGCGCAGAGCACTCAGTCTGGAATCCGCGGCGCTGTGGCCGATGCGCAGAGCGCAGGCCTGATTGGTGTGCAAGGTGCGCCGGGCACGGTCGACGTTGCATTCCAGCCGCACCGCAATGCCAGCGACGTACGGGCCGAATACGGGGTAACCGGTGCACAAGAGCAGTCGGCGCACGTAAACGCCACGTCCTTCCTGCGCGATGCCCCCGGCTACAACCGCGAAGCCGCTCCGACGATGCTCATGTCTCCCGCCACTCATCGGGCGTTCGACAACTTCTGGAAAAGCTGGGCACGGGCCCAACCCAAGGGGCGCAAGACATGCACCGTAGCTGAGATGCGCGGGGTAATGCATGCCGCCATCAACCAGATCCCCAACCTCACGCCACGTCAGCGCGGCACGCTGGCCTGGCAGCTCGAATTGGAGCTCCAGGCGTTGGGGCTGCAGGACACCAGCAGCGTGCGCATCCCGTACTCCGATTGA
- a CDS encoding ATP-binding protein, translating into MPDADSTAGELGTPIGMGTPHQALTAAMRCLDALLGVAIEHQARRLGPASLLDPWLGMHMDHADVQRLLVEQSPHALTADACAADLLAPAMREVPGLRHLSNILALTNIDLAALLIALAPDVDLRYERIYGYLQDDITRKRPSLDLIANLLAADPAQRLAVCARFEYAAPLRVHNLIAKALEHPRSPLAQDWCVDPIWRTWLLQGSLADALESAAMTHERRNTPNMLALEPATRAVLEQVCELATTVPLRLCLLGEHGAGKHEVARAVAHRLNLELVPIDLRDVQSCAELAAMVERAARAACLLGGLLYVRGVSSLEQRDVQLLRTLTTALDAAPCHLVLSCVTPLPPVHAGTLPLLRVELHFPAAASRHLLWQRAMQHVGAELSDEDLATLAARFSLSGPQIFQAAAEAHMLALTQRSGTLGYQDIAAAVRRQCGGELSRMATRITPQADFSNLVAPIEVQTQLREICARVATRDTVAHEWAQDSVHARTTGVTALFVGPSGTGKTLSAEALARELGLDLYRIDLAGIVSKYIGETEKNLDRVFTAAAHANAVLFFDEADALFGKRSEVKDAHDRYANIEVAYLLQKMEQFDGLAILATNLKQNLDDAFARRLTFTLNFPFPEQPERERLWHALWPPAAPMADDVDLAWFAREFRLSGGNIRNIVLAAAHLAAADGRVVTRAHLLHATRREFQKLGKNLVHAETAAAPADRRAA; encoded by the coding sequence ATGCCCGACGCTGACAGCACCGCAGGCGAACTTGGGACACCGATCGGGATGGGCACACCACACCAAGCACTGACCGCCGCAATGCGATGCCTGGATGCGCTGCTGGGTGTGGCAATCGAGCATCAGGCGCGTCGCCTCGGCCCTGCTTCGCTGCTGGATCCCTGGCTAGGCATGCATATGGATCACGCCGACGTACAGCGTCTGCTGGTAGAGCAATCGCCTCATGCGCTGACGGCCGATGCCTGCGCCGCAGACCTCCTCGCTCCGGCGATGCGGGAAGTCCCTGGGCTGCGTCACCTGTCGAACATTCTGGCGTTGACCAACATCGACCTCGCCGCCTTGTTGATCGCACTGGCCCCGGATGTGGACCTGCGCTACGAACGCATCTACGGCTACCTGCAGGACGACATCACACGCAAGCGCCCCTCGCTCGACCTCATTGCGAACCTCCTGGCGGCCGATCCTGCGCAGCGGCTGGCCGTTTGTGCGCGCTTCGAATACGCTGCGCCGCTTCGGGTCCACAACCTGATCGCCAAGGCACTGGAGCACCCGCGTTCACCGCTGGCACAAGACTGGTGTGTCGACCCGATATGGCGCACGTGGCTGTTGCAAGGCAGTCTGGCGGATGCGCTGGAATCCGCCGCCATGACGCACGAGCGACGGAACACACCGAATATGTTGGCCCTCGAGCCCGCCACCCGAGCCGTGCTGGAGCAGGTGTGCGAGTTGGCCACCACCGTGCCATTGCGGCTGTGCCTGCTTGGCGAGCACGGTGCTGGCAAGCATGAGGTCGCTCGCGCGGTCGCTCACCGGCTCAATCTGGAACTGGTGCCGATCGACCTGCGCGACGTCCAATCCTGTGCCGAGCTTGCGGCCATGGTGGAACGCGCGGCACGCGCCGCCTGCCTTCTCGGCGGTCTCCTATATGTGCGTGGCGTCAGCAGTCTGGAACAGCGCGATGTGCAACTCCTGCGTACGCTGACGACGGCGCTGGACGCGGCACCGTGCCATCTGGTGCTGTCGTGCGTGACGCCGCTGCCGCCGGTCCATGCCGGCACACTGCCTCTGCTTCGCGTCGAACTGCACTTCCCGGCAGCAGCTTCGCGCCATCTGCTGTGGCAGCGTGCCATGCAACACGTCGGCGCTGAACTGTCCGACGAAGATTTGGCGACCTTGGCCGCGCGTTTTTCTCTGAGCGGCCCGCAGATCTTCCAGGCTGCCGCCGAAGCGCACATGCTGGCGCTGACGCAGCGTAGCGGCACGCTCGGCTATCAGGACATTGCCGCGGCGGTGCGCCGGCAGTGCGGCGGTGAACTCTCGCGCATGGCCACCCGGATCACGCCTCAGGCTGATTTCTCCAACCTGGTCGCACCGATCGAAGTACAGACCCAGTTGCGCGAGATCTGCGCAAGGGTGGCCACCCGCGACACGGTGGCGCACGAGTGGGCACAGGACAGCGTACACGCGCGCACCACCGGAGTCACCGCCCTCTTCGTCGGCCCGTCCGGAACCGGCAAGACGCTGTCGGCCGAGGCACTGGCCCGCGAGCTTGGGCTGGATCTGTACCGGATTGATCTGGCCGGCATCGTCAGCAAATACATCGGCGAGACCGAGAAGAATCTGGATCGGGTGTTCACCGCCGCGGCACATGCCAATGCCGTCCTGTTTTTTGACGAGGCCGATGCCCTGTTCGGCAAGCGCTCGGAAGTGAAAGATGCGCACGACCGCTACGCGAATATCGAAGTGGCTTATCTGCTGCAGAAGATGGAGCAGTTCGACGGTCTGGCGATCCTGGCGACCAATCTGAAGCAGAACTTGGACGATGCCTTCGCGCGCCGCCTGACCTTCACGCTCAACTTCCCCTTCCCCGAGCAGCCCGAGCGCGAACGCCTGTGGCACGCGCTGTGGCCGCCGGCTGCGCCCATGGCCGACGACGTGGACCTGGCATGGTTCGCGCGTGAGTTTCGGCTGTCAGGCGGCAATATCCGCAATATCGTGCTGGCGGCCGCGCACTTGGCCGCTGCAGACGGCCGCGTGGTGACGCGCGCGCACCTGCTACACGCCACGCGGCGCGAGTTCCAGAAGCTCGGCAAGAACCTGGTGCACGCAGAAACCGCTGCCGCTCCCGCTGACCGGCGCGCTGCCTGA
- a CDS encoding sigma 54-interacting transcriptional regulator — translation MADSRAPNLAEPLPNHGLIGQAPRFRLAVNLIRQYAAWDAPVLIEGETGTGKELAARGIHYCGGRRAHRFIPVNCGAIPENLIENELFGHVRGAFTDASVTGPGLVRLAHQGTLFLDEVDALPPRGQVALLRFLQDGCYRPLGARQEETADVRIVVASNRKLQGLVEERCFRADLMFRLHVLTLEMPPLRERPGDPLLLAEHFLHQFALRYGIAMPRTLDTCTRDWLDEYTWPGNVRELENLIHREFLLCGTGELRIPMPGCCSASNSTNLARAPLSSGMPTYALARKQALEAFDAAYLRDLLHHTSGNVTHAARLAGKERRALGKLLKLRQIDCTQYRNR, via the coding sequence ATGGCTGACTCCCGTGCACCCAACCTTGCTGAGCCGCTCCCGAATCACGGGCTGATCGGGCAAGCGCCACGCTTCCGGCTCGCCGTGAACTTGATCCGCCAGTACGCGGCATGGGATGCCCCAGTGCTGATCGAGGGTGAGACGGGCACGGGCAAGGAGTTGGCGGCACGCGGCATCCACTATTGCGGTGGCCGCCGGGCGCATCGCTTTATCCCCGTCAACTGCGGCGCCATTCCGGAAAATCTGATCGAGAACGAACTGTTCGGCCACGTCCGGGGCGCCTTCACCGATGCAAGTGTCACGGGGCCTGGTCTGGTTCGCCTGGCGCACCAGGGAACGCTCTTCCTCGATGAGGTTGATGCCTTGCCACCTCGCGGACAGGTAGCGTTACTGCGGTTTCTGCAGGATGGCTGCTATCGCCCATTGGGGGCGCGACAGGAAGAAACCGCAGATGTGCGCATCGTTGTCGCGTCAAATCGCAAACTCCAAGGGTTGGTGGAGGAACGTTGCTTTCGTGCCGACCTGATGTTCCGCCTGCACGTTCTCACGCTGGAGATGCCCCCCCTGCGCGAAAGGCCCGGAGACCCGCTATTACTCGCGGAGCATTTCCTGCATCAGTTTGCGCTGCGCTATGGCATCGCCATGCCACGCACACTGGATACCTGCACGCGCGATTGGCTGGATGAATACACTTGGCCCGGGAATGTACGCGAACTGGAAAATCTGATCCATCGCGAGTTTCTCCTGTGCGGGACCGGCGAGCTGCGAATTCCAATGCCAGGCTGCTGTTCCGCCTCGAACAGCACTAACCTTGCGCGCGCGCCGCTTTCGAGTGGCATGCCGACTTATGCCCTCGCTCGCAAGCAGGCGCTCGAAGCATTCGACGCCGCCTACCTGCGCGATCTGCTCCATCACACCAGCGGCAATGTGACACACGCCGCCAGACTGGCCGGCAAAGAACGCCGCGCACTCGGCAAGCTGCTGAAGCTTCGCCAAATCGACTGCACGCAATACCGCAACCGCTGA